From one Pseudactinotalea sp. HY158 genomic stretch:
- a CDS encoding serine hydrolase, which yields MATNSDQPTYPSLARFDFPTALVVADASHVLSVDGDVEGVYPWKSVTKPLAALATLVAIEQGHVRLDEPAGPEGATVRHLLAHASGLPFEAGAPAQAPGRRRVYSNLGFEALAEHVAARVGMDFPTWVHVAVLEPLELDSVEFTGSAAHAASGNVLDVLGLGIELLTPTLISAELGAQARTVQFPGLDGVLPGFGRQSPNDWGLGYEIRAAKSPHWTAPGADPATFGHFGQSGSFLWVDPNAGLVAAFLGELSFRESVHGAIWPDLNAEILEAHRPGAGSGHHWALSPGAPVPGR from the coding sequence GTGGCCACCAACTCCGATCAGCCGACGTATCCGAGCCTCGCCCGGTTCGACTTCCCGACCGCGCTCGTCGTGGCCGATGCGAGCCACGTGCTCAGCGTCGACGGCGACGTCGAGGGCGTGTACCCGTGGAAGTCGGTGACGAAGCCGCTCGCCGCGCTCGCCACGCTCGTGGCGATCGAGCAGGGGCACGTGCGCCTCGACGAGCCCGCCGGTCCCGAGGGGGCGACGGTGCGGCATCTGCTCGCGCACGCCTCCGGACTGCCGTTCGAGGCCGGCGCCCCCGCGCAGGCGCCCGGGCGGCGGAGGGTGTATTCCAATCTCGGCTTCGAGGCCCTCGCCGAGCACGTCGCCGCCCGGGTCGGCATGGACTTCCCCACGTGGGTCCATGTGGCCGTGCTCGAGCCGCTCGAGCTCGACTCGGTCGAGTTCACCGGCAGCGCCGCCCACGCCGCGAGCGGGAACGTCTTGGACGTGCTGGGCCTGGGGATCGAGCTCCTCACGCCCACGCTCATCTCGGCCGAGCTCGGTGCGCAGGCGCGCACCGTGCAGTTCCCGGGCCTGGACGGCGTGCTGCCGGGCTTCGGGCGCCAGAGCCCGAACGACTGGGGCCTCGGGTACGAGATCCGCGCCGCGAAGTCGCCGCACTGGACCGCCCCCGGCGCCGACCCGGCCACGTTCGGCCACTTCGGCCAGTCCGGCTCGTTCCTCTGGGTCGACCCGAACGCCGGCCTCGTGGCCGCCTTCCTCGGGGAGCTCTCGTTCCGGGAGTCCGTGCACGGGGCGATCTGGCCCGACCTCAACGCCGAGATCCTCGAGGCCCACCGGCCCGGAGCGGGTAGCGGGCATCACTGGGCTCTCAGCCCGGGTGCGCCCGTCCCGGGGCGATGA
- a CDS encoding MFS transporter has translation MTDGHLIDASADSPAPRPRPTFGRNQATLSVAQLLSGVGIAVGFAVGGLLAEHLTGSAAYAGFAQTASILGAATLAIPLARLAQRTSRRRALTTGFGIALAGSILVLVGAGTGSAPVFFVGMLAFGSSTAAGFQARYAATDDAPVHRRAVALSIVVWATTLGSVAGPNLAGPAGRLGRALGVGELGGPFVVSAVVFLLASLTTLRLRSPGHAPASTPTGTRTIGVAEGLREVVAAPRALLGFAAVVLGHTVMVSVMVMTPVHMDHHGDSITIIGLVISLHILGMYALSPVYGWLSDRYGATRVIWAGFAILVLAATLGLVDDVAGSSTPRITAALVLLGLGWSACFIAGSSLLTASIPEEHRVPIQGTADAAMNVGAAVFAAAAGPLLELGGFTLINAVALTLVAAGVTIAIRSTRPGRLRGA, from the coding sequence ATGACCGATGGCCACCTGATCGACGCGAGCGCCGACTCGCCCGCGCCCCGCCCGCGTCCCACGTTCGGCCGGAATCAGGCGACGCTCTCGGTCGCCCAGCTGCTCTCCGGGGTCGGGATCGCGGTCGGCTTCGCCGTCGGCGGGCTGCTCGCCGAGCACCTGACCGGGAGCGCGGCGTACGCCGGATTCGCCCAGACGGCCTCGATCCTCGGCGCGGCCACGCTCGCCATCCCGCTGGCCCGGCTGGCCCAGCGCACCTCCCGCCGCCGGGCGCTGACGACCGGATTCGGCATCGCGCTGGCCGGGTCGATCCTCGTGCTCGTCGGGGCCGGCACCGGGTCGGCGCCGGTCTTCTTCGTCGGGATGCTCGCGTTCGGCTCCTCGACCGCCGCCGGGTTCCAGGCGCGCTACGCGGCCACGGACGACGCGCCCGTGCACCGGCGGGCCGTCGCCCTCTCGATCGTCGTCTGGGCGACGACCCTCGGATCGGTCGCGGGCCCGAACCTGGCCGGCCCGGCCGGGCGGCTCGGCCGGGCGCTCGGGGTGGGCGAGCTCGGCGGGCCGTTCGTGGTCTCCGCGGTCGTCTTCCTCCTCGCCTCGCTCACGACGCTCCGGCTGCGCTCACCGGGGCACGCACCCGCGTCGACACCGACCGGCACGCGGACCATCGGCGTGGCCGAGGGCCTGCGGGAGGTGGTCGCCGCCCCGCGGGCGCTGCTCGGCTTCGCGGCCGTCGTGCTCGGCCACACGGTCATGGTCTCGGTCATGGTCATGACCCCGGTGCACATGGATCACCACGGCGACTCGATCACGATCATCGGCCTGGTCATCTCGCTGCACATCCTCGGCATGTACGCGCTCTCGCCGGTGTACGGCTGGCTGAGCGACCGCTACGGCGCGACGCGGGTCATCTGGGCCGGGTTCGCGATCCTCGTCCTCGCCGCGACCCTCGGGCTCGTGGACGACGTCGCCGGCTCCTCGACCCCGCGGATCACGGCCGCGCTCGTGCTGCTCGGGCTCGGCTGGTCGGCCTGCTTCATCGCGGGCTCGAGCCTGCTCACCGCCTCGATCCCCGAGGAGCACCGGGTGCCGATCCAGGGCACGGCGGACGCGGCGATGAACGTGGGCGCGGCCGTGTTCGCCGCGGCCGCCGGGCCGCTGCTCGAACTGGGCGGATTCACCCTCATCAACGCCGTGGCCCTGACGCTCGTCGCCGCCGGGGTCACGATCGCGATCCGGTCGACCCGCCCGGGGCGGCTGCGGGGAGCCTGA
- a CDS encoding fumarylacetoacetate hydrolase family protein has product MRIARFAHGSDPAYGLLDEAAGELVVLRGDPLHTAPEPTGARVRVDDVRLLAPVIPRSKVVGVGRNYAAHAAELGNEVPAEPVLFLKPNTAVAGPDDPIVLPAYADRVDYEAELAVVISRVCKNLTPEQAPAAILGYTAACDYTAREAQRADATWTRGKAWDTSCPLGPYLVLDDGSFDPGRVGVRSYVDGQLRQDGTTADMVRSVTELVAYASSVFTLLPGDVVLTGTPAGVGPAEAGRRVDIEIDGIGRFGNPIVRR; this is encoded by the coding sequence ATGCGCATCGCCCGTTTCGCCCATGGTTCCGACCCCGCCTACGGCCTCCTCGACGAGGCCGCCGGAGAACTCGTCGTGCTGCGGGGCGACCCGCTCCACACCGCGCCCGAGCCGACGGGCGCGCGGGTGCGTGTGGACGACGTCCGCCTCCTCGCGCCGGTCATCCCGCGTTCGAAGGTGGTCGGCGTGGGGCGCAACTACGCCGCGCATGCGGCCGAACTCGGCAACGAGGTGCCGGCCGAGCCGGTGCTCTTCCTCAAGCCGAACACCGCGGTCGCCGGCCCCGACGATCCGATCGTGCTGCCCGCCTACGCGGACCGGGTCGACTACGAGGCCGAGCTGGCCGTCGTCATCTCGCGGGTCTGCAAGAACCTCACGCCCGAGCAGGCCCCCGCGGCGATCCTCGGATACACCGCCGCCTGCGACTACACGGCGCGCGAGGCGCAGCGCGCCGATGCGACGTGGACCCGCGGCAAGGCGTGGGACACCTCCTGCCCGCTCGGCCCGTACCTGGTCCTGGACGACGGCTCCTTCGACCCGGGGCGGGTGGGCGTGCGCTCCTACGTCGACGGTCAGCTGCGCCAGGACGGCACCACCGCCGACATGGTGCGCTCGGTGACGGAACTGGTGGCCTACGCCTCGAGCGTGTTCACGCTCCTGCCGGGCGACGTCGTCCTCACGGGCACGCCGGCGGGCGTGGGGCCGGCCGAGGCGGGCCGGCGGGTCGACATCGAGATCGACGGCATCGGCCGCTTCGGGAACCCGATCGTGCGCCGGTAG
- a CDS encoding DoxX family protein, which produces MAPLLALVGVTLVGRLLGRLGVDYLDTWPQALAAGLAALFLLTASAHLFQPRRAGLIAIVPPAVPFPALAVTVTGVLELAGAVGLLVPPASAAWIRPVAAVCLGMLMLAMFPANVYAAGRRRHPSAPTTPLGRRALVQLLYLAAAVAVTVTAV; this is translated from the coding sequence ATGGCTCCACTTCTCGCTCTCGTGGGCGTCACCCTCGTCGGCCGGCTCCTCGGCCGGCTGGGTGTCGACTACCTCGACACCTGGCCGCAGGCGCTCGCCGCGGGGCTGGCGGCGCTGTTCCTGCTGACCGCGAGCGCCCACCTGTTCCAGCCGCGCCGGGCCGGACTGATCGCGATCGTTCCGCCGGCCGTCCCCTTCCCGGCGCTGGCGGTCACGGTCACCGGAGTCCTGGAGCTGGCGGGGGCCGTCGGGCTGCTCGTCCCCCCGGCGTCGGCCGCGTGGATCCGACCGGTCGCCGCCGTCTGCCTCGGCATGCTCATGCTCGCGATGTTCCCCGCCAACGTCTACGCCGCGGGCCGGCGCCGCCACCCGAGCGCGCCGACCACGCCCCTGGGTCGCCGGGCCCTCGTGCAACTGCTGTACCTGGCGGCCGCCGTGGCCGTGACGGTCACGGCCGTGTAG
- a CDS encoding class I SAM-dependent methyltransferase: protein MSEQYLHGYHASVLASHAWRTAENSAAYLLEYLEPGMDVLDVGCGVGTITTDLATHVPGGRVLGIDRAAEVLDRAADLAVARGVENVQFEQADVYSLPYADGSFDVVHAHQVLQHLKDPVAAITEMRRVLRRGALLAVRDADYGAMTWYPEAGLTGWRDLYQQVSAAHGAQAQAGRRLLAWVRAAGFGQVEAGASTWCFSDPEERAYWARTWSERMQHSGVAEKAIRTGLVDQAELDRISAAWQDWAADDDGWFVVVHGEVLARA from the coding sequence ATGAGCGAGCAATATCTGCACGGATATCACGCCAGCGTGCTGGCCTCGCACGCATGGCGCACCGCCGAGAACTCCGCAGCCTACCTGCTGGAGTATCTGGAGCCGGGTATGGACGTGCTCGACGTCGGCTGCGGGGTGGGCACGATCACGACCGACCTGGCCACCCACGTGCCGGGCGGGCGGGTGCTCGGGATCGATCGGGCCGCCGAGGTGCTCGACCGCGCCGCCGACCTCGCGGTGGCCCGCGGCGTGGAGAACGTGCAGTTCGAGCAGGCCGACGTGTACTCGCTGCCGTACGCGGACGGCTCCTTCGACGTGGTCCACGCCCACCAGGTGCTCCAGCACCTCAAGGATCCCGTCGCCGCGATCACCGAGATGCGCCGGGTGCTGCGCCGGGGCGCGCTCCTGGCCGTGCGCGATGCGGACTACGGCGCGATGACCTGGTATCCCGAGGCGGGGCTCACCGGCTGGCGCGACCTGTACCAGCAGGTCTCGGCCGCCCACGGCGCCCAGGCGCAGGCGGGCCGGCGGCTGCTCGCCTGGGTGCGCGCGGCCGGCTTCGGCCAGGTCGAGGCCGGGGCCTCCACCTGGTGCTTCTCCGATCCGGAGGAGCGGGCCTACTGGGCCCGCACGTGGTCCGAGCGGATGCAGCACTCCGGGGTGGCCGAGAAGGCGATCCGCACCGGCCTGGTCGACCAGGCCGAACTCGACCGGATCTCCGCGGCCTGGCAGGACTGGGCGGCCGACGACGACGGCTGGTTCGTGGTCGTGCACGGGGAGGTCCTGGCCCGCGCCTGA
- a CDS encoding type II toxin-antitoxin system VapC family toxin, producing MTVYVDTSALGALLVDQPESAALLDWLDRTSAALVSSDLLETELRRLARREGLEQVDVTRLLDGVALAALDRAVYRSAGYLPMPYLRTLDALHLEAALRLDASAVLTYDHRLGDAARAAGLDVIAPGRAHPG from the coding sequence GTGACCGTCTACGTCGATACCTCGGCCTTGGGGGCGTTGCTCGTCGACCAGCCCGAGAGTGCTGCGCTGCTGGACTGGCTCGACCGGACGTCCGCCGCATTGGTCTCCAGCGACCTTCTCGAGACCGAGTTGCGCCGCCTCGCGAGGCGGGAGGGGCTGGAGCAGGTCGATGTGACCCGGCTTCTGGATGGAGTGGCGCTGGCGGCCCTCGACCGGGCCGTGTACCGCAGCGCCGGCTACCTGCCGATGCCGTACCTGCGCACCCTGGATGCGCTGCACTTGGAGGCCGCACTACGGCTCGATGCCTCCGCCGTCCTGACGTATGACCACAGGCTCGGCGACGCGGCGCGCGCCGCGGGTCTGGATGTCATCGCCCCGGGACGGGCGCACCCGGGCTGA
- a CDS encoding DUF418 domain-containing protein: MRNIRVVGIDVARGLAILGMFVAHLAMPMPGGWLADGRPSALFAMLAGTGLGFMTARAYRGGDVEVVALRAERGRILRRSAALYGAGAVLMLLGTPVVVILGSYAVMFALMIGFLRYRPGVLLGCAGAVMVLAPPVVAGLRLWVNGEPASAYGPPVLFELATGYYPALAWIAYLLVGLAVVRLDLTRLAVQLRLLAAGAAAAVAGYGGGLLAMRVFAPDQGGFAAALLSPAPHTDSAPELLGNAGAGVAVIALALLAARAAPGRVLLGPIAATGRLSLSVYSAHIVYIAVLGSDAVWFPQSQAPLLWLVVVTLVAATAWTAWLGQGPLERLVAALAGPRPQRRSVPLTP; this comes from the coding sequence GTGAGGAACATCCGTGTGGTCGGCATCGACGTGGCACGCGGCCTCGCGATCCTCGGGATGTTCGTCGCGCATCTGGCCATGCCCATGCCCGGCGGGTGGCTCGCGGACGGGCGCCCCTCGGCGCTGTTCGCGATGCTCGCGGGCACGGGCCTGGGGTTCATGACCGCCCGGGCCTACCGGGGCGGGGACGTCGAGGTGGTCGCCCTGCGCGCCGAGCGGGGGCGGATCCTCCGGCGGTCCGCGGCACTGTACGGCGCCGGGGCGGTGCTCATGCTGCTCGGCACCCCGGTCGTGGTGATCCTCGGCTCCTACGCGGTGATGTTCGCGCTCATGATCGGATTCCTGCGGTACCGGCCGGGGGTGCTCCTGGGCTGTGCGGGGGCCGTCATGGTGCTCGCTCCCCCGGTCGTGGCCGGGCTGCGGCTGTGGGTCAACGGCGAGCCGGCCTCCGCCTACGGGCCGCCCGTGCTCTTCGAACTCGCCACCGGCTACTACCCGGCGCTCGCCTGGATCGCCTACCTGCTCGTCGGGCTGGCCGTCGTGCGCCTCGACCTGACGCGCCTGGCCGTGCAGCTGCGGCTGCTCGCCGCGGGGGCGGCCGCGGCGGTCGCGGGCTACGGGGGCGGCCTGCTCGCGATGCGGGTGTTCGCGCCCGATCAAGGCGGCTTCGCCGCGGCGCTCCTCAGTCCCGCCCCGCACACCGACTCGGCGCCGGAGCTGCTCGGCAACGCCGGCGCCGGCGTGGCGGTGATCGCGCTGGCGCTGCTCGCGGCGCGGGCGGCCCCCGGGCGGGTGCTGCTCGGCCCGATCGCCGCCACGGGCCGGCTCTCCCTCTCGGTCTACAGCGCCCACATCGTCTATATCGCCGTGCTCGGTTCCGACGCCGTGTGGTTCCCGCAGTCCCAGGCGCCGCTGCTGTGGCTCGTCGTCGTGACCCTCGTGGCCGCGACCGCCTGGACGGCCTGGCTCGGGCAGGGCCCGCTCGAACGGCTCGTAGCTGCGCTGGCGGGACCGCGCCCGCAGCGACGTAGCGTTCCGCTCACCCCGTGA
- a CDS encoding type II toxin-antitoxin system Phd/YefM family antitoxin, whose amino-acid sequence MSIDHHEPESLSQRELRNESGRVLRSVSEGRSFVLTNSGVPVGRIVPLDTPTPSLRIARPVRRVGGWAALGIVRRPAARSLAAVLDELRADRL is encoded by the coding sequence ATGAGTATCGACCATCACGAGCCGGAGAGCCTGTCGCAGCGCGAGCTGCGTAACGAGTCCGGACGCGTGCTCCGGTCGGTGAGCGAGGGGCGCTCCTTCGTGCTGACCAATAGCGGGGTGCCGGTCGGGCGGATCGTGCCGCTCGACACGCCGACCCCCTCCCTCAGAATTGCTCGGCCTGTGCGGAGAGTGGGTGGTTGGGCCGCGCTCGGGATCGTCCGCAGGCCCGCGGCCCGGAGCCTTGCCGCCGTTCTGGACGAGTTGCGCGCGGACCGCCTGTGA
- a CDS encoding multicopper oxidase domain-containing protein, which translates to MSTRGTWFMRDRPVVIWLFVAVLVSLVHPFFADSRWLMVHLVALGALTHSVMVWSVHFADALLKTKSIEPRRRQSLRLGLFHVGAVAVFAGVPLTLWPLTIAGAAAISVAVAWHGVMLVRRLRVALPGRFRITVRYYVAAAAMLPVGATFGVLLARGLGDPWHGRLLVAHTMTNLLGWIGLSILGTLVTLWPTMLRTRMAEGSERTSRRALPVLLVGLAAVIAGPLVGLEPLAAAGIACYLAGALVVYWPILVAARNRPPYAFPTLSVGAGLLWLPIGLVTMGVALLGRGWTALAGSYGNLTVIFLVGFALQVLFGALSYLLPVVLGGGPSVLRATMKGMERWGTWRVVVVNLGLAACLLPVPSLVRVVLSAVTLVALASTLVFILTGLAAGIRAKRAAQASPPARGGAPTHDRAERALTLSWSRPQLIAGVTVIAVGAALGVGLDPAAAGFPTAGADRPAADDTSAVTATGEVTTVDVTMSDMRFHPASVEVPVGNELVINLTNADEAEVHDLVLADGANSGRLAPGESTTLEVGVVGADIDGWCSIVGHRQMGMVFEVVATGGQAGGSDRTGGTDGMNGMGDMGGPGDMGGMHGGTGSSSDAGDSSSPIDFMAPWPEDFTGFDPELPPLTEETEHEVTMRVTDVPTEVAPGVRQVRWTYNGSSTGPTLHGRVGDTFKVTLINDGTMGHSIDFHASELAPDEPMRDIAPGESLEYTFTAKRAGMWMYHCGTMPMTAHIAAGMAGAIVIEPPGLPEVDRSYVITQSELYLDTAGAAGTSGELSEPMEVDATKAATEQVDAVMFNGFVNQYLDNPLQAKVGERVRFWLLDIGPNRPLSFHIVGAQFDTVYKEGTYLLKDGRGPLDPPGYDAGGSQALDLLAAQGGFVETVFVEAGHYPMINHVMADAERGARGIVEVSE; encoded by the coding sequence GTGAGTACTCGTGGCACGTGGTTCATGCGTGACCGGCCCGTCGTCATCTGGCTGTTCGTGGCGGTGCTCGTCAGCCTCGTCCACCCGTTCTTCGCCGACTCCCGGTGGCTCATGGTGCACCTCGTGGCCCTGGGCGCGCTCACCCATTCGGTCATGGTCTGGAGCGTGCACTTCGCCGACGCGCTGCTCAAGACCAAGTCGATCGAGCCGCGCCGGAGACAGTCGCTGCGCCTGGGGCTGTTCCACGTCGGAGCCGTCGCCGTGTTCGCCGGGGTGCCGCTGACGCTGTGGCCGCTGACGATCGCCGGGGCCGCGGCCATCAGCGTCGCCGTGGCCTGGCACGGGGTCATGCTCGTGCGGCGCCTGCGGGTCGCCCTGCCCGGGCGGTTCCGCATCACGGTGCGCTACTACGTCGCGGCCGCGGCGATGCTGCCGGTCGGGGCCACGTTCGGGGTGTTGCTCGCCCGGGGGCTGGGGGACCCGTGGCACGGCCGGCTCCTCGTGGCGCACACGATGACGAACCTGCTCGGCTGGATCGGGCTGAGCATCCTCGGCACGCTCGTCACGCTGTGGCCCACGATGCTGCGCACCCGCATGGCCGAGGGCTCGGAGCGGACCTCCCGCCGCGCGCTGCCGGTGCTGCTCGTCGGGCTCGCCGCCGTGATCGCCGGCCCGCTCGTGGGTCTCGAGCCGCTCGCCGCGGCCGGGATCGCGTGCTACCTGGCCGGCGCGCTCGTCGTCTACTGGCCGATCCTGGTCGCCGCCCGCAACCGGCCCCCGTACGCGTTCCCCACGCTCTCGGTCGGCGCGGGCCTGCTCTGGCTGCCGATCGGCCTCGTGACCATGGGCGTGGCCCTGCTCGGCCGCGGATGGACGGCGCTCGCCGGCTCCTACGGCAATCTCACCGTGATCTTCCTCGTGGGTTTCGCCCTCCAGGTGCTCTTCGGGGCGCTCAGCTACCTGCTGCCCGTCGTGCTCGGCGGCGGCCCGTCGGTGCTGCGGGCGACGATGAAGGGCATGGAGCGGTGGGGCACGTGGCGGGTGGTCGTGGTCAACCTCGGCCTCGCCGCGTGCCTGCTGCCCGTGCCGAGCCTCGTGCGGGTCGTGCTCTCGGCCGTGACCCTCGTGGCGCTCGCGAGCACGCTCGTGTTCATCCTCACCGGGCTCGCGGCCGGGATCCGGGCGAAGCGGGCGGCCCAGGCGAGCCCGCCCGCCCGGGGCGGGGCGCCCACCCACGACCGGGCCGAGCGCGCCCTCACGCTGTCGTGGTCGCGGCCGCAGCTCATCGCCGGGGTGACGGTCATCGCCGTCGGTGCCGCGCTCGGCGTGGGCCTCGACCCGGCCGCCGCGGGCTTCCCGACGGCGGGGGCCGACCGGCCGGCCGCCGACGACACGAGTGCGGTGACCGCCACCGGCGAGGTGACCACGGTCGACGTCACCATGAGCGACATGCGCTTCCACCCGGCGTCCGTCGAGGTGCCCGTGGGCAACGAGCTCGTGATCAACCTGACGAACGCCGACGAGGCGGAGGTGCACGACCTCGTGCTCGCCGACGGCGCGAACTCCGGGCGGCTGGCCCCGGGCGAGTCGACCACGCTCGAGGTGGGCGTCGTCGGCGCGGACATCGACGGCTGGTGCTCGATCGTGGGGCACCGGCAGATGGGGATGGTCTTCGAGGTCGTCGCCACCGGCGGGCAGGCCGGCGGCTCGGACCGGACCGGCGGCACCGATGGCATGAACGGCATGGGTGACATGGGTGGCCCGGGTGACATGGGTGGCATGCACGGCGGCACGGGCTCCTCGAGTGATGCGGGTGATTCGTCCTCACCGATCGATTTCATGGCCCCCTGGCCCGAGGACTTCACCGGCTTCGACCCGGAGCTGCCGCCGCTGACCGAGGAGACCGAGCACGAGGTCACGATGCGGGTGACCGACGTGCCCACCGAGGTCGCCCCCGGGGTGCGGCAGGTGCGCTGGACCTATAACGGCTCCTCGACCGGGCCGACGCTGCACGGGCGGGTGGGCGACACGTTCAAGGTGACGCTGATCAACGACGGCACGATGGGGCACTCGATCGACTTCCACGCGAGCGAACTGGCGCCCGACGAGCCGATGCGCGACATCGCTCCGGGCGAATCCCTCGAGTACACGTTCACGGCGAAGCGGGCCGGGATGTGGATGTACCACTGCGGCACGATGCCGATGACCGCCCACATCGCGGCCGGCATGGCGGGCGCGATCGTTATCGAGCCGCCGGGGCTGCCGGAGGTGGACCGGTCCTATGTCATCACCCAGTCCGAGCTGTACCTGGACACCGCGGGTGCGGCGGGCACCTCCGGTGAGCTCAGTGAGCCCATGGAGGTGGATGCGACGAAGGCGGCGACCGAGCAGGTCGACGCCGTCATGTTCAACGGCTTCGTCAACCAGTACCTCGACAATCCGCTGCAGGCGAAGGTCGGCGAGCGGGTGCGGTTCTGGCTCCTCGACATCGGACCGAACCGGCCGCTGAGCTTCCACATCGTCGGCGCCCAGTTCGACACCGTGTACAAGGAGGGCACGTATCTGCTCAAGGACGGCCGCGGGCCGCTCGACCCGCCCGGCTACGATGCGGGCGGATCGCAGGCACTCGACCTGCTCGCCGCCCAGGGCGGATTCGTGGAGACGGTCTTCGTCGAGGCCGGCCACTACCCGATGATCAACCACGTCATGGCCGATGCCGAGCGCGGCGCCCGCGGGATCGTCGAGGTGAGCGAGTGA
- a CDS encoding TetR/AcrR family transcriptional regulator, translated as MERPYHHGDLRARVLAIAAEVVAESGVDALSLRELARRAGVSHAAPAHHFGNRRGLVTALATEGFHLLAATLEPSVAAGEFDRTAVAYVRFALSHPGHYGVMFRSDLLATTDDALADARRRTTALLDSGLASVPGDRLLVGPTQARQCAWALVHGLATLWLGGALPGTDPERLTLAAAHQLFGDATAGTEAGRAQ; from the coding sequence ATGGAACGGCCCTACCACCACGGAGATCTGCGTGCGCGCGTCCTGGCCATCGCCGCCGAGGTCGTGGCCGAGTCGGGGGTCGACGCGCTGTCGTTGCGCGAGCTCGCGCGCCGCGCCGGCGTCTCCCACGCCGCACCGGCCCATCATTTCGGCAACCGGCGCGGGCTGGTCACGGCGTTGGCGACCGAGGGCTTCCACCTCCTCGCCGCCACCCTGGAACCCTCGGTCGCCGCGGGCGAGTTCGATCGCACCGCGGTGGCATATGTCCGCTTCGCGCTCTCCCATCCCGGCCACTACGGCGTCATGTTCCGCTCCGACCTGCTCGCGACGACGGACGACGCGCTGGCGGACGCCCGCCGCCGGACGACCGCTCTCCTGGACTCGGGGCTCGCATCCGTGCCGGGCGACCGACTGCTCGTGGGCCCCACCCAGGCGCGCCAGTGCGCCTGGGCCCTCGTGCACGGGCTGGCCACGCTCTGGCTCGGCGGCGCGTTGCCGGGCACCGATCCGGAACGCCTGACGCTCGCCGCCGCCCATCAGCTGTTCGGTGATGCGACGGCCGGAACCGAGGCCGGCCGCGCCCAGTAG